In one window of Gossypium arboreum isolate Shixiya-1 chromosome 4, ASM2569848v2, whole genome shotgun sequence DNA:
- the LOC108459192 gene encoding exocyst complex component EXO70B1, translating into MEKDDSFKLEIVDENEKASKPAGFNLDQTLEEVDQFIQKLVPGENKFVKCIDPLQELVDSRIALYEQKEPAAKFGLNIDEDNSFFEAVRRLSLIVNNLDEFPSDLAAISCLNRASSAHFRAMLLFECEFRALLDNPKRTGDPNVDPKSPNTDGSQGSSKPEDEFPYFLSQSIHVMNQIATAMIFAGYEAECCTVYGGLRLKSLDVEFSKQCYENINVDDVQKMSWESLEGEIDNWIHIMKFCTTNLFPAERNLCDSVFSENRLTAQRLFCDLATSLSIRLLNFPNALVWPRRYSTEKLFKFLDIYETLRDLANLDIVNDSSAEEFMSETSMAQCRIGGAVVSIFSQLENSIKNDNAGRIPVAGGAVHPLTRYTMNYLKYACEYKDTLEQVFQKQDKVQGSPRQKVVEQESKDVTEDDDRCPPLSPFALKLMMVMDLLDANIEMKSKLYRNPALRLVFLMNNGRYILQKIKESAEIYEMMGPSWSRKRTSELRRYHKTYQRETWSNVLQCISHEGVQVNGKVSKPILKERFKNFNTIFDEILKTQSSWIVSDGKLRSELRVSISSVVIPAYRSFLGRFKSYLDNNKQAGKYIKYQPEDIEELIEQLFEGNTASMAPRR; encoded by the coding sequence atggaGAAGGACGATAGTTTCAAATTGGAGATTGTTGATGAGAATGAAAAAGCATCGAAACCAGCTGGTTTTAACCTAGATCAGACCCTGGAAGAGGTTGACCAATTCATCCAAAAGTTGGTTCCTGGTGAGAATAAATTTGTCAAGTGTATTGACCCATTGCAGGAGCTAGTTGATTCCAGGATTGCTCTCTATGAACAGAAGGAACCCGCTGCCAAGTTTGGCCTAAATATCGACGAAGACAACTCTTTTTTCGAAGCTGTGAGGCGTCTTTCCTTGATCGTAAATAATCTTGATGAATTCCCATCTGATTTAGCTGCAATTTCTTGCTTGAATCGAGCCAGCTCCGCTCACTTTCGTGCCATGTTGTTATTCGAATGCGAGTTTCGTGCTCTTCTCGACAATCCTAAACGCACTGGCGATCCGAATGTCGATCCTAAATCTCCCAATACGGATGGATCCCAAGGCAGCTCGAAGCCGGAGGATGAGTTCCCGTATTTTTTGTCCCAATCGATCCATGTCATGAACCAAATCGCCACTGCAATGATCTTTGCAGGGTACGAGGCTGAATGTTGCACTGTTTATGGTGGTCTTAGGCTAAAATCATTGGATGTTGAGTTTAGCAAGCAATGCTACGAGAACATCAATGTGGACGATGTTCAAAAGATGAGCTGGGAATCGCTCGAAGGAGAGATTGATAATTGGATTCACATTATGAAATTTTGCACCACCAATCTCTTCCCCGCCGAACGCAACCTTTGCGATTCTGTATTTTCGGAAAATCGTTTAACTGCTCAGAGATTGTTCTGCGATCTCGCAACATCCTTGAGCATAAGGCTTCTTAATTTTCCGAATGCTTTGGTGTGGCCCAGACGATACTCCACGGAGAAACTATTCAAGTTTTTGGACATATACGAGACATTGCGCGATTTGGCGAATCTGGATATCGTTAACGACTCATCGGCTGAGGAATTCATGTCTGAGACATCGATGGCTCAATGCAGGATCGGTGGAGCCGTGGTGAGCATTTTCTCTCAGCTTGAGAATTCAATCAAGAATGACAATGCAGGCAGAATCCCAGTGGCAGGCGGTGCAGTTCACCCCTTGACTCGCTACACAATGAATTATCTAAAATATGCTTGTGAGTACAAGGACACACTAGAGCAAGTATTTCAAAAGCAAGACAAGGTGCAGGGATCTCCCAGGCAGAAAGTTGTGGAGCAGGAGTCTAAGGACGTCACCGAAGACGACGACCGGTGCCCCCCACTCTCCCCTTTCGCATTAAAGTTAATGATGGTCATGGATCTGTTAGATGCCAACATCGAGATGAAATCAAAGCTATACAGGAACCCGGCATTACGCTTAGTTTTCTTAATGAATAATGGAAGATACATTCTGCAAAAGATCAAGGAGTCGGCTGAGATCTATGAAATGATGGGTCCTTCTTGGTCACGGAAACGAACATCCGAGTTAAGGCGGTACCATAAGACGTACCAAAGAGAAACATGGAGCAATGTGTTGCAATGTATTAGCCATGAGGGTGTTCAAGTTAATGGGAAGGTGTCAAAGCCTATATTGAAAGAAAGGTTCAAGAACTTCAACACCATATTTGACGAAATCCTCAAGACGCAGAGCAGTTGGATCGTAAGTGACGGAAAGCTTAGATCGGAGCTTAGAGTTTCGATATCATCCGTGGTGATTCCAGCATATAGGTCATTCTTGGGGAGATTCAAGTCGTACTTAGATAACAATAAACAAGCAGGGAAATATATAAAGTATCAACCAGAAGACATCGAGGAGTTGATTGAACAACTTTTTGAAGGAAATACGGCATCAATGGCTCCTAGAAGATGA